The Camelina sativa cultivar DH55 chromosome 16, Cs, whole genome shotgun sequence sequence CACGCATATCCGATCGGGCTCGTATGACAATCGTGTTTGGATATTCCTGTAGGCCTTCAAAAATAAACTTATTCCGAGATTTCCAAAGATGTCATAATATCCAAAAAGGAAGGAACTTGATGTTAGATGGCGTATTGTTGTTctcataaaactcaaaaattaatGCCAATAGAGTGTCAGTGTTTACGCTAGAGTAATATAAGAAATTAGCCTGTATATTGCTTTGTTGCCAAATTGAAGCAGCATAGGGGCATAAAAACAAGATGTGTTCTATTGTTTCATCATTCTGGAAGCACCTTGGGCATATTGGATCTAAGTTCATTCCTCTTGTCATTAACCTAGTCAATGATGGCAATGCTTTCGATAAGATTCtccataaaatataatatgagaatctatatataatagcaaacccactttttgtatcaattttaatccaacggataaGATTAGTTCTACTTTTCCATctagcggtttaaaattattaatgatcccaacagttgcaaattattaatcgtgCCTTTCGTCGTGTCcctatctttcaaaaatcacacctcttaagttttgcatctctttgttgtacctccatgtttcaaaaattacatctatttatttttacactttttttatttcacacctctatgtttaCATCTCAtggttgtacctccatgtttcaaagatcatatctattaatttttacacctttttattgcACAcatctatgtcttacacctctttttttattatatataaacttttctggACAACATAAACATGTTTCGAAAAATTGTTTTCAgagtattttcaaaacttacaagttaataaataaaactaaagaattgttttattgaagtgtttttttttaaatataatagcaaacccactttttgtgtcaactttaaTCAAACAAATGAGATTTATTCCACTTTTCcatctaacggtttaaaattattaatgatcccaacagttgcaaattattaatcgtgtcttttcgtcgtacctccatctttcaaaaatcacacctcttaatttttgcatctctttgttgtacctccatgtttcaaaagtcacatctatttatttttacaccttttttatttcacacctctttgttgtacctccatgtttcaatatcacatctattaatttttacacttttttattttacacatcTTTGtcttacacctttttgtttattatatataaacttttctagacaacataaacaagtttcaaaaaattgttttctgagtattttcaaaacttacaagttaataaataaaactaaagaattgttttattgaagtgttttttaaatatataatagcaaacctaCTTTTTTGTGTAAactttaatccaacggatgagagtAGTTCTACTTTTCCATctagcggtttaaaattattaatgatcccaacagttgcaaattattaatcgtgtctttcgTCGTGTCCCTATCTTTCAAAAATTACACCTCTTAAGTTTTGCATcactttgttgtacctccatgtttcaaaaattacatctatttatttttacacttttttttatttcacacctctatgtttacacctctttgttgtacctccatgtttcaaatatcacatctattaatttttacacctttttatttcacacatctatgtcttacacctctttgtttattatatagaaaCTTCTGGAcaacataaacaagtttcgaaaaattgttttctaagtattttcaaaacttacaagttaataagtaaaactaaagaattgttttattgaagtgttttttaattttttaaatatataataggaAACCCactttttgtgtcaactttaatccaacggatgagattagttccactTTTCCATCTaatggtttaaaattattaatgatcccaacagttgTATATTATTAATCTTGTCTTTTTGTCGTGTCCCCAACTTTCAAAAATCATACATCTTAAGTTTTGCATCTCTTAGTTGTACCTCcatatttcaaaaatcacatctattTCTTTTTATACCTTTTTATTTCATACCTCTAtgtttacacctctttgttgtacctcaaTGTTTCAAAtatcacatctattaatttttacatttttatatttcacagctttttgtttttgttttacacattttatataaagttgtaatGTTTTGATCCCACAAATGTTTTGTTCCGTTTTTTTACAGATTTATGATTCTTAgtcttaaacaaaacaaaaaaaaaaactttttagttatcatatgttttgcttatactaaatgacttttttttctttttttataaagggtTATGACTAATGTTAACTACTCACTCATCAGATTCAAGAATGTACTCGTAGCCAATTGAATCATATGTGATTGTAGCCTTTGTAGGTGTGTGTATCTAAGCAATTTCCTTTAAGATGTTcattattgttatttgttaaacaCATCAGAGACACTTGCAGCCGATAACTGAAACGCCGTTAGAAAAACACATTACATTgccgaaaaaaataaaattaaatacattacAATATTTTTGGTTATCTATCTTCAAAAGATTACACAAATCGATTAGATTGCATATATTGATAAGTTGACTCGACTTTTCCCGTAGTactgtttcttgctttttttttgtttggcaaaacgatataattaattaaattcccactataaaacaaaaattaagaatgTAGTAGTACTATAAACAACCCCCCCCCNccccccccccccccaacaTGTCTCTTCATCGATTAACATTTAACTATCAAAGAAAGGCAAATCTcctatctccttcttcctctctatTTTTGGCTAATTAATGTCTCTTTGAATCTATTAACTTCCACCTAGATTTCTTAATTACTGGCCTCATCGATCTCCAAAGAAGCGAGGAAAGTGTAAAAGATCTTCCCACGGAGCCCTCACCATTATCTTTTCTTCCTCCACACGTAGCcatacaaatttcaaaaaagagATGGATCCGACAGAGCTAAAACGTGTGTTCCAAATTGTCGACAAAAATGGGGACGGGGCGATCACGGGGAAAGAGCTAAGCGAGACACTACGAAGCCTCGGAATATACATTCCTGACAAGGAGTTGACTCAGATGATCGAGAAGATCGACGTGAATGGTGACGGGTGTGTGGACATAGACGAGTTTGGGGAGCTTTACAAGACGATAATGgacgaggaagacgaagaagaagaggacatgAAGGAAGCTTTCAATGTATTTGATAAGAATGAAGATGGATTTATAACGGTGGATGAACTGAAGGCAGTTTTGTCTTCCTTGGGTCTAAAGCAAGGTAAGACATTGGACGATTGTAAGAAGATGATAAAGCAAGTGGATGTTGATGGTGATGGTAGAGTTAACTACCAAGAGTTTAGACAAATGATGAAAGGCGGTGGTCTTTGTTCTTTgagttaaataatttatttatttttggcatttttttgtgtttttctttttgtattcttGATTTAATTCTATTGTTTtaggaatgaaagaaaaaaaaaatatatggctTCGTCTTGGGgaaaatattatcataattaAGAATATGTTTAACGTACGTAATGAGAATCTGCATCGTGGAAAAGTGCAACGAAATCAAGAGATAGGTTGGTTTAATTcggttttacaaaattaaatatactgGTTTTTAAATTCcggtttaatttttattaaaaccagATCGGTTACCACGATTCTTTTTCGGACTAAAATTTCATATCCCttttcatcaaaacaatttctcaaaacctCTCAATGGTAAAAAGCTGTTTTAgcttaaatataattaaaccaataactGTTCAACGAAAAACACAGTAGTTCAGTGGTTGCAAGCTCCATACGCACACGCGCGCGCCCAGGGTTCGAATCCCACTATGTGGGGTGCAACTGGGTACAACTAGGAAATTCATTAAAGAAGAGATAGTGAGAATAAGCAGggggtttttgagaaattgttttaaGGAAAAAGGGATATGAGATTaaaattccttcttcttcctcactctctctTGTCGAGTCTAGAACTTGAAATCTAAAAAAGTCTCTTTGACATTTTACTCTctaaattgagagagagaggacatATCCATCGCTTTCAAGCTCACTGAGTCTCCCTTTGAAATCGAAAAAGATatcttttgttctctcttaGCTATTTCCCTGATCCTTTCTATGTATCTGTTTCCGTTCCAAACCTTGTCACATTTGCTCAATATCGCTTATCActtaatattagatattactacaaaaaaatatatcactcTTATGTCCATCAAAAGAATTAATCtgaagaaaaacatcaaaaattgCATCTTAGAAGAGAATGAACGTAAACAATGAACTGAACTCTAAATTAAAACTTGTAAtcttatactattatttatgcTAAAAGAGATGCGCTTTTTTTGTACACTAAGGGCATCATGTAAAACAAAGTTGTTAAAACatattgtattattaattttgaaaaaatattaaattaagaaCTTCTTAATAAACTACTAGGTAGTAACCCATGCTGTAGCACgggataaaatatttttataaacgttattttcatgtaaattaaaaaaaaccctagtcgTGTTTACTTTGGAACGGAAAATACGTCCTATCCTATTTTGTCCCCTCACGTCCCAACCCATCTCCTCTCGTTCCGTCTCATCCGTTTCATCTCGTCTCGTCTCATCCAGTCTCGTCTCGTCCCGTATCCATCAGAATTTTTTGTCTgatgttctttctcttttaaataattactcggTAGACAATTTTACTAAACAATTTaggtaagaaatttagacggGATAGCAGAGTCTccgttgaatatttttttatttagttagttgaaattatccaaaattataatttttaaaaatataattgttttcaaaattagcaaaattttcaaagtgcCCATTCCAAAGTGGTTAATTATCTGTCACATAGTCAATCCTTACCTAAATTAGTGAAAACTTGACAATTGAATTTATCTACCTATATTTTCTGATTtgtacttttatctaaaatttatgtctctctttttcaaaaaaaaaatgatcaaaatattttttttcattattctaACTACCCTTTTCAGTTTACTTATACTATTTATGTATATGtacttaattaataaattaaattacttaaaaacactgataaaacatatattcagtcaaataataaacatttttaggttataaaattttaattatataatattaatattttccataaaaattagtttGCCACTCTTTTACTgtgttttgttaatattttggtgtatatgtaGAATACTCCAACCCGTAGCGAAAATAAATATGATCATCATATTCATCAGCtggaaaatatacattttttgcaATCCATCCATAATAATCAAGCACAAACCGtgtttgttaaaaatgttaaagtaattttgttacgGGTATTAAATCTCATCCCGTCCCGTCCTGATCCATCccgttataaattttatgtcaCATAACTATttccttttaaataatttctcatataataatttattaataaattttgactaaaaaatttagacaaaatacaTGTATTCTCCATTTGagtgtttaatatatatatatatatatatatatatagttacaatTCCATTTGGgctgaaatttttgtttttaaatatggtttagaagaattttattttaagttgtgAAAATTATTGACCATGGATCCATACGTACATGcaagattatatttataaatttatttatttggtataatatttataatacaaaattatattagtttaaGAATGTTTTAATCTAATAATCCTCTCGCCATGAGCTTTGGATTGACATGATGGAGAATCTGGATCGAATGTCAACCAAATTAGCGATCATTAAAAACTTGAATTATCAAATAAGATAAAAgccgcaaaaaaaaattaaaacttcctGAACCAAATGATCTAAATAAAATTGGCAAACGTGTCAAACCTATTTGCTAAGTCTGCcccaaaaa is a genomic window containing:
- the LOC104749142 gene encoding calmodulin-like protein 7; translation: MDPTELKRVFQIVDKNGDGAITGKELSETLRSLGIYIPDKELTQMIEKIDVNGDGCVDIDEFGELYKTIMDEEDEEEEDMKEAFNVFDKNEDGFITVDELKAVLSSLGLKQGKTLDDCKKMIKQVDVDGDGRVNYQEFRQMMKGGGLCSLS